Within Paracoccus jeotgali, the genomic segment CGATGATCGCCGATCTGCGGGCGCTTGACGTCGAACGCATCGGCCCGGTTCGCGCCGGGGCGATGTATCGCGACTATATCTCGATGAAGTTGGGCGCGGCCGAGTTGGGGGCCAGCGCGATCAAGGCAATCCTCGCCAATATGGACGGCACCGGGCGTCCGGCGACCTGGCAGATGCCGCGCTAACCCCGCGCGGCGCCGCTAGCGATCAATAGCCCGGACGCGGGCCGGTGCGGACACGGATCGGCTTGGGGGCGTAATTGGCGGACATGGAAACCTCCTGCATTCGGTCCCTGTCAGTAACATAGCGAATCCGTTGCGGTTTTTCAATCGCGACCGCACGCGATCAGCGCAGCAGCCCGGCCCGGCCGATCTCCTGCAGGCGCAGCGGGAACTTGTCGATCGCGCGAGAGATCTCGCGCACGCTCCACGGTTGGGGCTTGCGCTGCTTGACCTGCCCATCCTTGTCCATGATCACCAGCGAAAAGCCGCGCGGATGCAGGCTGCGCCGCCAGATGCTCGGGTCCGCCGGATCGGTGTCGGTGATGACGACGACATCGCGCTGCACCAGCGCCGCCGGCCGGTCGCGCAGCTCTTGCAACTGGCGGACGAAGGCGGGATCGGCGTCGGTATCGGCAAAGACCACGACCGGGCGGGCCTGCCACATGAAATCCTCGGGCGCGACCTCGGCGGCGTTCAGGATGTCGAGCGTGATCAGCGTCTGATCGCTGCGGACCTCGGGCGCGCGGGGGGTCTGCATGGCATCGACCTCGGCCGCGCTTGGCGGATTGACCCGCCGCGGGGGCGCGTCGTCGCGGCCCGGACCCATCGCGCCCAGCATCATCGCCGCCGCCAACATCATCAGCACATGTTTCATCGCCACCTCGTTCTGGCACAACATATAGGGTCGAAGTTGCGGAATGGCACCCCTCGTTCCCGCCGCTTTGGGTGCAAATTCTCGGCAGACAAGCCGCGGAGGCTGCGCTAGCAATAACGCATGACGATGCCGCGCGCCAATAACCGCCTGCCCACTGATTTCGCCGCCGCGCTCGGCCATGCGGTGTCGGGCTTCGGCTTTCTGGAAGAGGCGCTGAAGCGGGCGATCTTTTCGCTGTCGCTCGAAGGGCTGGGGAAAAAGCCCGACGACCGCGCGCTTGCGGCATTCCTGCAACGGATGGAAGAGATCGGCGACGACACCATGGGCACGCTGATCGACCAGTTTCTGGCCCAGGCGGGGCGTGCCAGGATCGCCGACCGCAAAGAGCTCGCCGCCGATCTGCGCCGCATCCGGCACAGCCGCAACCTGCTGTGCCATGCCTCGTGGAAGGTCAGCCCGCGCAAGGACTACTGGCATCCCTCGTTCCTGAACACCCGCGGCGAGGTCTATCCCGACGATCTGTCCGTCCCCGATCTGGACGCGATCCACGACCTGACGCTGGCCACCGCCGCCCGCATCATCGAGATCATGCGCGCCACCGGCATCGAGGGCGAGTGGCTGGGCGCCTCGGGCGCGGTCGAATGAGCCTAAGCCGTCCCCGCCCCGCCCGCGCTGCCGCGTTGCAACGCCCGCCCCGCCGCGCTAAGCAGCGCCCAATTCATGCAAGAGGCTTTCATGTCCGCCCCCATTCGGCTTGGCATTGCCGGGCTTGGCACCGTCGGGATCGGTGTCGTGAAGATCATCCAGAAGCACGCCGAGCTGCTGTCAGCCCGCTGCGGATGCGAGATCGTCATCTCGGCCGTCAGCGCCCGCGACCGGCGCAAGAACCGCGATGCGGATGTCTCGGGCTATGCCTGGGTCGATGACCCGCTGGAACTGGCCGCCCGCGACGATGTCGATGTCTTTGTCGAGCTGATCGGCGGCGATCACGGCGTCGCGC encodes:
- a CDS encoding DUF4174 domain-containing protein yields the protein MLCQNEVAMKHVLMMLAAAMMLGAMGPGRDDAPPRRVNPPSAAEVDAMQTPRAPEVRSDQTLITLDILNAAEVAPEDFMWQARPVVVFADTDADPAFVRQLQELRDRPAALVQRDVVVITDTDPADPSIWRRSLHPRGFSLVIMDKDGQVKQRKPQPWSVREISRAIDKFPLRLQEIGRAGLLR